The DNA segment AACCCAATCCTCACTTAAAAGAGAAACTGAATTTGGACTTCGAGGTAGACTAAAAGCCACTTTAACAGTGTTTCACCCAAACCTAGCTAACGGGGGAAAATGATCAATGGATTCCTTCTCACCACATAATTGATATTTCTCTATAGAGATGGTCAAATGGGTCACTCGAGTCGGCCCAGCACGGGCCTAGCTTGGCACGGCTCGACTATTTtaacgggtcgtgccgtgccagccCGCATGCCTCCCCCTCGGCCCTCAGCACGGCCCGTCGGCCACCGTGTCGTGCCGAGACGATTCGAGCATAATTACGGCCCAGCTGCATGGTCGGCCTGTCGGGCATGACAGGCACGACGGGCACAACGCCACGGGCGGTCCAACGGCACACAGGCGGCCCATCGGCACAGCCGGcctgataaaataaaaaatagctacaaaatcaaaaaatatatagaaaatagataaaaaataagataaaatgtagaaaatagataaaaatagctataaaatttaatatatatatatataatagaaaatagccAGGTCCATATGTGCCGGGCCGTGTCGAGCCCGTACCAGCTCGACTTAGCCCAGGCACGACCCGTGACCTCGTGCCATACTGGCCTAGCCTGTCTCAGCTCGGGCCGTATCTACAATATCGTACCTCAGACCGATTCAATAGACACGACCCATTTATACATCTTTATTCCTATTCTCCGTTCCACCGCTTTTTaacaaattatttttagtttagaatACCCGCAGCACTAACCATAAAGAAGACTTTACTTTTTAATAGTATCTTCCCTTCGAGAGAAATTAAGGAGACTAGTAGTGGTGGCAGTCGTCGTCTATAACAATCCGGCGCTTTTGGCTTTCCACATCTCCCTCCCCCTTGCTTGCCGATCTCCGAGTTCCAAGGCGAAGCACTGAAGCAGCAGCAAGCGGAAGGCAAGGGAGTGGAggcctctctctcttcctctcgcGCGCACCGTCCCGACCGCGCTCCTCAGCTCACCTccgggcggcgccggcgccgtcaTTGCATTGCGCAGGTGAGTTAGCATCCCGGCGTTCTCTTCTTGCTCGCAATCCCTGCCTCGGTTTCTTGATCTGGAGCTCATTTGCGCTGCGATAGACCTAGATCCGTGCGAAATTGGGGCTTAGATCCGCCCTCGACGCCGCATTGACCGGCTGTGGCCTGAAAGGCGGCGGCTTGGCCGAAGATTTCGGCCAATTCACTCCTCTCTGGGTAAGTCTAGTGCGGTTTTCTTTCAAGATTAGTGGTAGCAACGTACTTTTTGAATCGCTAGCATAATGCTGCCCTTTCCAAGTCAAGTTCTCACCTTTTGCGCTTTGGCATCAGCAATTTTGGTTGCGGTTGTCTCGCTAAAGAATCTGGGATGCGCGATAATGTATGATGTTTTGGCTACTACTAGTATGAAGTTGTatatcttcattttttttagcaTAGAGAATTCTATAACATGTTTGATGCAGAGTGACATCAGACTCTTTACTTTGCTTCTTAGCTTACCATTACATTTAGATGCTtgagtaattttattttaatttactTTAATTCGTTGATAAAATGTTCACCGCATTAAGAAAGTCAGCATGAGCAACTTTTGTTCATGGCATTTGTGCCGCCATAATATCTGCCATATCTTGAGATGCATGATTACCTTTTTTTTGCGGCTACACAGCTGTTTGAACAGACGTTACAGGGATCACTTGCGTCCCATTTTTAGCCTAAAGTAGTCACCCATGGCCATCAAATATTTCTGAGCTGATCAATCTCCAACCAGCAAACAACTTTTTTCACCGCATTAAAAAAGTCAGCATGAGCAACTTTTGTTCATGGCATTTGTGCCGCCATAATATCTGCCATATCTTGAGGTGCttgattacttttttttttgtggctaCACAGCTGTTTGAACAGATGCTACAAGAATCACTTGCGTCCCATTTTTAGCCTAAAGTAGTCACCCATGGTCATCAAATATTTCTGAGCTGATCAAGCTCCAGCCGGCAAACAACTTTTTCCTTGGATTCCATAGGATGCCCTACAGGTAGTTCTTAGCTGTGATTCTTTTGGATTCTTGCTCAACTTGATCAGAATACAGAGTCAAATTTCATGAAAATATGTAATGTGCGAAAGCTTGTGCCATGTGCTGTTGTCTGTGAAGTGGATTGTCTCTGGATTTGCTCAAGATATTTTATGTGGATGGGCCAGATCGTGTGTGTTGGACCGTCTGATTTTTCCGATTTGTGGTGCTCTGGTACACCTTGAGATCAAGACCTAAAACAGCACCACAGAACATGGTTTTGGGCCCCCAGATCCTGATAGAATAGTAGGGGTCATGACCACTTACTGTCTGTTGAAGTAGTAGTGGGCCAAGAATCATACTGAAGTTGTTAAAGACTGAGCACACTATGAGCTTTCTGGGTCCAAATCATGGCATATATGTAGAAGCATGATGATGTGGTTTCACTGGAGGGTCAATTAAATTACCAAACTTGGACAAACTTATCACGTTTGTGGCCTCAAATGTATTTCCTGTTATTTATTTGTCCTAATTTCCTGACCTTTTTGTTACTGCAGTAATAATTGTTCAAAGAAAATGGTTGCAGAGGCCTTCGCAGTGGATTTGGATAAGCCTCTTGTATTTCAGGTAACTTGACTTCTTTTCGAAGTCCTCTTCGAGTGGAAGTTTGATCTTTGTCAAATTATGTTATTGTCGTGCATTTCTACATCAGGGCGTAGCAAAACTTTACTCATTCCTTTCTTTTAAAGACCACTTGCCTTTTGACAATCACTAGTACACCTTTATATCAAAGCTTTGTTATACCGATGGATTTCATAAGTAACAGATAATCTCTAGTCAGCTACCTGGAGTACATATGTTCAAGAGTTTGGTAGTTACAACTTGCAAGTTTTATGAAACAGATAATCTCTATTCAGCTGCCTTGCGTACATATGAGTGACCAAGAGTGAATCCGCTAGTTACAAGTTTTATTTGTTCTTAACTTCTGATGTTTATCTATTATGTGCCTGTCTCTAAGATTAAGATGCATAAAGTACATAGTAAAATTTTCCATTATTTACAGGGAAGTAAAATGTTGATGTAGTTAATTTCCTTGATTTAACTACTATGCAGACCTTATTAACAGTGTCAACTCTTGACTTGCGCATTCATGCCCACTTGTTTTATACTGATGAATTGATGCTTGGAAGCATTTGAAAATACAGGCCAACTCTCTGTCCCCGGAGGCGCCCTCTGCCCTCTGTTGCTGAGGGTGTGGGCCTCCATTGTGAAAAAAAACTCTTTGATGATTGTTTTCGATTACTTTGCTTGAATATTTTAGGTTGGCCATCTAGAGGAGCAGTATCAGGACTGGATTCACCAGCCAATTGTTAGCAAGGAAGGGCCACGATTTTTTGAAAATGATGTATTGGAGGTGAATATATTCTCTTTTATTGCAACCTATAGCATTTGAAATTCTGAACACTGTGTTCTGATGAATGGTTCATTGTTCAGTTCTTAACACGCACGAAATGGTGGGCAGTTCCTCTTATTTGGCTGCCTGTTGTCTGTTGGTGCCTTAGTACTTCTATCCAGATGGGCCGTACAATTACAGAAGTAGCAATTATGGTTGTGTTTGGAATATTTCTCTGGACACTGATCGAATATGTGTTGCATCGATTCTTGTTCCATATAAACACTAAAAGTTACTGGTAAGTTATTCTGCTAATGATTGTTCAAGTCAAACTAGATGACTTGAGCATCTTTCTTATTGCTGCCATTTGATTTGTGGCAGGGCAAACACAGCACATTATCTTCTTCATGGATGTCATCACAAGCATCCCATGGATGGACTTCGACTTGTCTTTCCACCAGCTGCTGCAGCTATTTTGTGTTTTCCGGTAAATAAGATTCATCAGCTATTTTGTGCTTTCCGGTAAATAAGATTCCTCGTGTGTTATATATCAGGGTAATTACTGATGTTCATGAACTTAAGATGTCCGCAAAATTATTGTTGAAATAACTTTCTACATTTGTTCTATGTTGCATCCTAATCATTTCTCCAGGCTTGTTTAATTGGGCCTTTTTGTACATGAAAGTTGATAGATTTTCAAGATAATCAGGGTTCCCTTCAATTTCGTTAACTTTCATTTGGACATTAATGACGTTTTAATGTTTTTTAAATCTAGTTCTGGAACCTAATCAAGCTCTTTTCGACGCCTTCTACCACTCCCGGCGTGTTTGGTGGTGGCCTGTTGGGTTATGTGATCTATGATTGCACACACTACTACTTGCATCATGGCCAGCCATCATCAGATCCTGCAAAACATCTCAAGGTTCTTATTATTCTGAATTCTGAAGCTTATCCAACAACTCCGTCTCATGGCACACTTACACAACTTTCTGCTGTACCTCAGAAATACCATCTGAACCATCACTTCAGAATTCAAAACAAGGGCTTTGGAATAACTTCGACCCTATGGGATCATGTATTTTGTACACTGCCTTCAACAAAAATGGTTGACAAGAGCACTTGACTTTCTGCTGCATCATCTGCCTTGCAAAGCCTAATATGAAGGTCAGGCTCGTAGCCCCTGCCACCACTTCCCCCGGCCAAAGTTTCTCCTTAGGGAAGTTGATGTTCTGGACGTGGACTGATAACACTTTATTTGCAGATTCTTCAGGATTGATGGAGGATTTGTTGGATGAATTATTGTTACCCAGTTTCCGACTCTTCTCTGCAGAATGACTGCAGATCTAACCATCGGTTGCAGACTTGCCATGTCACTGAAAGTTTGTCTCCGGTGCTTTCTCCCCCTGTGAACAATATAATGTGGTAGTCCGGTAATCATTCAGATCATGTGTCATGTCCCGTGTTAGAAGTACCATGTGTACAGAGTTTTGTAGTATAACCTCTGCATCTGGCTGTTGGTAGCAGCAGATATATCTACATATTTGTGAGACAAGTGTTTGCTTGACATGTTGAGCATTTCCCATTCAATGAACCAGAATTTTGTTAACTGAATGTGCGATACTGCTATCGCTTGCTATTCCTGCTTTTGAGTTCCTGCTTTTGAGAAGCTGTAGAGATGACTATATATAACAAGTTGCACAGCTGGAAAGCATGAACCGAACAAGAGATGATgccttccagaactgaaaaaTTAGTAGTTTTAGCAAGAATTGTTGTGCATTCTGATGACAATCGGAGGTTTTCTCCCTTCAATTTAGCTTTCACACAACTGGGGTGACGCATGTGATTTGGCAGTGGAACCGATTAAGCGTGGTGTCACTGCCACGGGCAGCATTTGCCAGCCGCCGGCGCAACCGGTAGTTGTCACCGTCGGGACGGCGCACAGCAAGGCCATCGCCACGAGGCAGCTCCGGCGGCCGCTACCGTCGAAGGACCGGTGGgtgtgccgtgccgtgccgccgCGCATCCTGGCATCGTGGTGCCGGCAGGCACGTTGAGTCTCTCTCGTTTATACGTGATTCCAATTTTTAGACAGCAACATTTGATCCAAGCAAAACTTTATCAATTCGAACAGATCGACTACGGTTCGGTGTTGCTCATATAAGTTTTGTCTCTGATAAATCTTTGCGAGTTTACAATCTCAAAGTCTGATCCATGAAAcataaatacatacatacatacatatatatatatatattggcaTGATTACGCAGCATTATATTTAGATTGAATACAAACCAGAGGTAGATGCATGATAACATGCATGAATGAACGACGAGCACCTGTCATCGACTTCTCAAACTTTATTTTCCCGCGAAAACATTCGCAGTATACTAGCTAGCTAGAGATAGCTCGGACATTCATGGACCGACATTGTATGCAAATCAGTCGACAACTCATGAGCAGAAGACGACCTGGTAGTCGCTGTCACCCCTGCACGTGCGGACCTTCGCCTCGCCGGGGTGGCTGGCGTCGGGGCAGCCGGGTTCCCTGCACCGGATGAGGTCTCCGCCGGTGCTGCAGGAGAAGTCCATGGGCACGTTGAACCCGTCGACCACCGAGATGTCGTAGTAGTCCAAGGCGCCGGTGTCGAAGCCGATGGTGAACTCGGCCAACGTCGTTGGGGGCTTCCCTGAGAGCATGCAGCTCAGGGCGCCCCCGCAGTCGCCGGTCTCGCACCCCCCGTGGCTGCCGACGAAGTAGCAGTCGGTGCGCGCCCAGATCCTGCCGCCGGCAGTGCCGGCGGGAACCGGGATGTGCCACGTCTGCCCGGGTTTGACCTCGACGGAGACCCCGGCCGGGATGACGCCCGGCCACACCGGGAAGCGGCACAGGTTGGTGATGTAGAAGTTGGCCGCACTGACCCCACCGGCGGTGAGGGCCACCAGGAGGAGGACAAAGAGGACTCGCGATGTAGTTGCTGGCGGAGGCGCCATTGGTACTGTGGTTGTGTACGCCTTGCGCCGTGTTAACTTAGAGCAGGGCCGGGCATGCATGCCTGTATATAtagagaggaagatgaagagTACCGGGGGAGATTACAAAGATGCCCTTGCGTCACCAATGGTTGAGATGTTGCAACTTGGAAGAGGCAGCTATAGCTGTTCATAGGGCAGGGGCATGCACTACTACAGCAAGACACATCAATACCAGTTCAAAAACATCATCAGTGTCAGGATTGAAATCGGCACTAAAACTtcttttcactgccggttgaaggctCCAACCGACACTAAAAAAGGTTTCAGGAGCCCAAAAAATAAACGAGCCGGCTCGGCTGCCGCTCGACGTGCAGGCGGTGAACAGATCAACTATCTCATCATCCAAATTCATACAATCTCATCATCCAAATCTGTACATGAACAAATCAACTATCTCATCATACAAATCCATACAAACAGTGTGTTCCTTGCATTGCTGAATTACACGCCTCCCCAAACCCCATCCAAATCGCTCCTGCTTTATGAGAAAACTGATAATCTCGAATAAGAGGCAGCAAATTTCGCACATGCCAAGAGCAAAGCTTTTGAGCTAATGACGAAGCAATCTAACAGTGCCACAACAACCAAGCAATCCAAAGTATCTAACTACAAATGCGGCACCAAATCACGCACATACCGTAAGCATAGCCAATGTTGGGCTTCTACTTGCTCTGCACAACTATGTCCCCGTCCACATACCACGCGACCTCCTCCCCCTGCCGAATCTCCCGTGGGCTTCAGAAGCGAAACCAAATCCCCCAAATGAGTCTACATTTCGTGAATCCATCCAAATAGTTTAACCACCACTCAGAACCCAAAGCAAGCTGAACCTGAGCGACCGGAAGCGGACTATGACAGTGACATTCTCCTTGGGCGCCCGGTCGTTGTCCAACCCTGCGAACAGCGATGACGCTGGCCCATCGAGCAAGAGCTCCAGCATGAGCCACGATGAGGATGTGGTCGTCATGGTGGTCGATGTCGGTGAGCCCGACTGTGGCGGCTGCTGATGCGAACCCTTTGCCCCTACCCCTGGCAATGGGGACCCTACCTTCCGCTGCCGCGAAGCCGGTCACGTCGCCATTGCCAGCATGGCGCAAGATCTAGCAGCACGAGGCACCCACCATTGGATCTAGTAGCATGAGCCCGAGGAGTGTGGGACGATGGCTGGGGCCGGGAGCCCAGAGAGgagggaagaagagagagggagccCGGGGAGGGAGGGACAACGACCGGGGTTGGGAGcccagggagggagggaggaagagagagcgaGCCCGGGGAGGGAGGAAGATAAGGGAGAGCGAGAGGTACGTGTGTGATGgaggaaagagataagggaTGAGGAGCGGAGCCGGACGTGAGCACGGAGAGTTGAGCCAAAATTGTAGTGGATGGAAATTTCGGATCCGGACATTTATCGGTGCTGGTTCCAATTATGAACGGGCACTGATAGTCcgtttcagtgccggttcgtgatTGGAATCGGTACTGaaatatcagtgccgattctagccacgaaccggcattGAAATTCACTATCAGTGGCGGTTCTTAGCGTCTCACACATTGTTCGCACGCAAGAAATtaagaaccgacattgatataCTTTCTATTGCAGTTAtggttgaaccggcactgatgaacCACTATTTTTGACTCATTATATAGTAGTGATGTTTGGGATTTGGGAAGCTACTAAAATACTCATGGTGCATGCATGTAGCTTAAGACTTAAAGATTCCAGTATTCTTCTGATCAATACTGTAGAAGCTTAAGCTTATTTTGGTTTAGCGTTTTTGTGACGCTATATAGCTAGACAGCTAGCTAGCAACTAGTATTGGAAATATGTTTCTAATCCTAGCTACAGGCAGCCATATTTGTGTATACTTACAATGCAACCATATATATACGAGATCACGATCGATCGAAGGCGTGGCTCTAGTGGACGAGCGAACCGATGCATGCATCTTGCAGTTGCTCAGCACAAATATTTATAGTTAGAGATCACCATCACATTGCTAGCTAGTATCAATATTAGAAGGTTCTTATTTGCCGTGTGAGAGAGGTAACTTGGGTCgaaatgcatatgcatgcacatGCACAGTAACAGCTTGTCTAACCAGTAATGGAGATCGTACTGGAAGGGCTTCCACTTCCACTACAAGCAAGCTAGCTAGCATCGATCAAGAATATGTATACGTATGTTTTCTACTCTCGCCAATCGTAACTACTTGTCGTTTTAACCAAGATTTAATTaaacttttgaaattttgatCGTTAATAGCTTCtagaatatttagtttagaaatataaaaaatatataggtagatttatcttgaaaaatattttcataatattatatttttattagatattataattatattctaatagaaaatatagtCAAAGTTGCATATTGAAAACCGTAAAAAGTCAAAAGTAACAAGTATTTATAACCGGAGGGAGTATAAGAATTAGGTTTTTTACTCACTCTGTTGTTGCTGTTATTCATATCTCTGACTACTGAGGGAGGTATATATTGGAGTGTTTGTTAGAGAGCTAGCTAATCTTATCTCTCTTGTGCCTACCGAACTAATGTCGACAAGAAACAACCTGCATCCTCTCGCAAAGACCAGCATCTCTGGTTCTTGTATACATATGGACAAGTCGCTCTGCTCTGGACCAAACGATACACCATTCGTTTTTGGGACGACTGCAAcattatatatatttgatatcaTTATCCGTTGCTGGTTAATTTTAGATAGATGCTACTGGGACGTCTGGGTGAATGTGAGTCGTCTTGTACAGCAGGGGCAGAGCTAGGGTGCGGTGGTGAACCATATTTACGGGCACCCCTAAAAATTGTACATGTCATAATGGATCAGTTACGTTTGTCGATCATTAGCCAAATTTTATCTGGTTTTCTAGATAGCTCCGCCACCGCTGCTGCGTATGTACATGATGCTATTGTCGATCAGCGATTCCTGCTTTAGTTGATCGAGCAACAAATGATGAAATAAATACGAGTAAAAGTACGACAAGGTGTGTTCGTAGAAGTTGGCCGCACCTGCCCCACCTGCGGTGGACATTTTTTTTATAGCcctttttaaactaatattttaataatagtcTGCCGTGACTTATATTTTCAGGAAATGGTCCCTTTTATCGCGCCAAAGAATTTAGCGCGACTCACCACTCTGTCACGTCAAAGACTCTGGCGTGACTCCCGTGCCACGTCGGCGGGCTGTCCGGCCCGTGCCACGTGGCAACCCGAGTCGCGCCAGGGGGCGTGGCGCGACTGGTGTCACGCCAGACACAACGGCGCGACAGAGGCGCCTGTATGCGCGAGCCCGCCTGCCCCTCGGTCACGCCAAGGGCGCTGGCGCGACTCGAGTCACGCCAATCCCTTTGGCGTGACCGAGGGATATACAGAAGGGGGCGCCGACCCCTTCTCCCGCACGTAAGTCACTTCTTCCTCAGGAACGgaggcagaacacaaaaccCCCGTGGCGCCCTCTCTCTGCATTCCAATCGATTTGGTGGCCCAATAGGAAGGGATTTGAGCGGGAAGAGGTGAAGGAAGGTATGCCATCCAATCCCTCCAACTTTTTTCGGTTAAATCGATTTGCATTGCAACTTTTTgggttgttagggtttagaactTGATTCGGTTGTTCTACGAAATTTCAACGTTTCGCTCTAGATCGGTGCTCATACATCGTGCTATGTACGTATACCAACGCATATCTATCGTGTAGATTTTGTTGCATGCAATCGGTTGAGCGAAGGAAATTGAAATTCGTATATATATACGAAATGTATATGAGGAACACAAGTTTTTGCATTTGTGAGATGATTTGTAGTAGAATTGAGATGAATAATGAGTAGCTTCGATATTCATGCAGGTTATCGGTATGACGTCGAACTTATGGTGCAAGCAAAAGTGGGCACATATCGGTAAGAAGTATCCCGATGTGAGTTGCAAAGATGCTCCGGTTCCCCCCTCCCTCCCTGTTCCGACTTGTGACTGTGGTAAGCGAGCCGTGGTTGTTCAGTCGCTGCACGAAGATACTGCCGGTCGGGCTTACTACTTGTGCTCGGATTATCGTGTGAGTGGTTTTTTTGTTAAAGATAATGGTAGAAGGAAATGTCAATACTTTTACATATGtgatgttttaataatttgtAGGAGTGGGAGATGTGCTATTTCTTCCAATGGATAGATGGGCCCGATATGTATGATCAGAGGATTCTGCAGGTGAAACGGTTTAGTCAGTATCTGAAGCCATTTGAGAAGTTTATTCGTTGGGTCCCCCCACCACCAAATCCCCCAAAATTAACGGATAACGAGAAGTGGCAATTGAAGACTGCACGTGTTGCGGATCCTTCGTTGTGCAATTGTGGAAAGCAAAGCGTACTTTGTGAACCTTCTGGGGGGGTCGCCTTACTTTCGTTGCGAAGGGATGACAAGGGTAAGAAATGTACATGAGTCCTTGTTTACGATATGAGTGCTGTTGAGAAGTTTGTTGCGTAACATGTATGTCGAACTGTAATGCAGCGCCATGGTGCAACATGTGGTTTTCGGGATCCTTTGTACGGACCTGACGGTCTAtgaaaagatgaagaaaaagatgaagtgaaggggaAAAGGGTTATAGAACCTTGTGCCCCAAGAAAGTGTCCTTGTGGTGTGAATGCGAATCACGGGATAGTGCCATTGGAACTTGGAGTGGGGTACTACTGCGGACATGTGGTCGGCAACGATATGGTTGGTTAATGCGTtgtatttatatttaataatgcgCTATCGTATTTTTAATTGTTGTGCATATCTATTTCCTTGAGCAGAGAACACGGAAATGTTCGTGGGAGGAGTATCTCGATAAAGGAGCGGttgatcatgagattgcatGGTGGAGTAAGCGTCCTCGAAACGTGTTGTCAAGCTATTTGGATAACAGGAAGAAAGAAACTCGTGATTACTACCATGCTTTGTATCCTCCCATAAGAAATAGTACCATGGCGGGTAAAGATGTTTCGGCTACAGAGGTAGAAATAGAAACAATGAAGGCGCTTGTCGGTAAGTTACCCGTGGTTATCCCGGACGACGATAATGACGATGTGTTATATGATGGGCTAGACGATTAGACGGAGCAGCACAAATTGTCTTGTGTCGCCTATTTATGAACGTGATATGTAATCCTCATCGACGAGGAATGAATATTTGTATGTCGGACCTAAATTTAATGTTTTTTGCTCAATTTCGGGCGTAATGTGGTAATGGATGTTGTAGTATTAGTTTTAACACTACTGTCCCTTGCTCTCTGTCTCGCATACCTTCATGTTGCGTTCGACCTCCTTGTAAATTTCGGTGGCAGAGTTTGTGAAATGAGCCAGGGAATTTTGAATCCAGCAAAAAGATGTTAATTGGATGCCAAGGGCGCAAAGAATTTGAAGGAACATTTAAGTCTCTGTCACGCCAACCTCCCTGGCGTGACAGATACATGGGTCACGCCAGGCCTTGGCAATTTGCAGTACCTCGGGGATCATTTTGGGAGGGGGGAACAGCCTGGCGTGACTGTGTACTGAGTCGCGCCAGGGCTCCTGGCGCGACTTAGTACACTGTCACGCCGTAGGTCCCCAAAATCCAGTACAGGCAATGAGTCACGCCGCCCTCCCTGGCGTGACTCCTTACTCAGTCGCGCCAGGCACCCTTAATTTTCAGGAAAGGTCAGCTTCGACCGTGGGAGGGGGGACCTCGGCGTGACTGCTGGGTTTGTCACGCCAGGGTTCATGGCGCGACTGAGTAAGGAGTCACGCCATTTGACTTGGCGTGACAAACTCAGCAGACAGTGCAAAAACCAAAAATCGTTAAACACTGTAAAGGAAGCTCGAATTCTTGAAGATTGGGATGCCTCGTTAGGTCCGTAAGCATACGTTGAAGCAAAAACCAAAAATCGTTAAACACTAAAATTGAACAATCCGAGTTTAATTGAAGGTAAAACGAATCGACAAAGAATTGAACATAAAGAAACTAAAATTGAACAATCATAGTACGAAAGTTGGATGACTTGCAAAAGTGACGACCCATAGAGCATGACATAGAATTATCGAATCTCTTTAACATTCGAGACATTAAAGCAGAAACCAAGTCATGGAGCACAAAGTCGTGGTAGCTCAGGTGACGGGTAACAAACAAAGATGAACGGGACATGGTACAAGTCGAAGTTTAACATTACATGTTGTCCTTGCAACCACAAACACGCAAAACCAACTACGGCAGCGAACAATGGAGTCGGTCACATCCCAGGGGTGTAGGGCTTCTTCTTCCGTCTTTCGTGGGCTATGTTGGATGGAAGGACATTGTCACTGGCGATGTCTGTCCTGTCTCGGCGACGGCGTGGGGGCTGAGAAGGCTGGGTAGCGGGAGGGGCCCCTCCGAGCTGCGAGGTCCCCATAACATCGGCGCCGTACGATGGGTCTTCATCGTCGGAGCTCTGATCCTCGCTCTCTTCGCTCTGGTCCTGTGGGGCCTTGTCTCGTGAAGCCGCCCCAACGGAAGTAGAGCCGGCTCCAATCATGCTGCGCGACTGGGTCCGAGCCACACTACTGCTGCGGGTGCGAGTCCGGGTGCCGTAATGCACCGGCGTCTGCTGCTGTGTCGAAGCACCCGTGTGGCCAGCCGATGGATCTGAGGAATGCGCACCGTGCGCAAACGCCACATCGGGGGCCGTCATGCAGTTCATCTTGTAAGCAAGGCGACGGCACCTCCTACGAACCCTCTGTAAACAAATTGGACAAAATAACTGAGTGTGACAACAAGTACGTATTAGATTTTAACAGTTATAACTTAGCCAACAATTACCTCAACAAAAGCCCGCAGTTGCCCAACCTCTTCTGCTGACCCGGGAGGGACAAACAAAGCTTGGCCAGCCTCGTTGGCTAGCCGCCTGAGCTGCTGTCCCTGCAAAACCGACGCGATACGTAAAATTGAGT comes from the Phragmites australis chromosome 22, lpPhrAust1.1, whole genome shotgun sequence genome and includes:
- the LOC133904300 gene encoding dihydroceramide fatty acyl 2-hydroxylase FAH1-like isoform X1 → MPYSNNCSKKMVAEAFAVDLDKPLVFQVGHLEEQYQDWIHQPIVSKEGPRFFENDVLEFLTRTKWWAVPLIWLPVVCWCLSTSIQMGRTITEVAIMVVFGIFLWTLIEYVLHRFLFHINTKSYWANTAHYLLHGCHHKHPMDGLRLVFPPAAAAILCFPFWNLIKLFSTPSTTPGVFGGGLLGYVIYDCTHYYLHHGQPSSDPAKHLKKYHLNHHFRIQNKGFGITSTLWDHVFCTLPSTKMVDKST
- the LOC133904300 gene encoding dihydroceramide fatty acyl 2-hydroxylase FAH1-like isoform X2, with the protein product MVAEAFAVDLDKPLVFQVGHLEEQYQDWIHQPIVSKEGPRFFENDVLEFLTRTKWWAVPLIWLPVVCWCLSTSIQMGRTITEVAIMVVFGIFLWTLIEYVLHRFLFHINTKSYWANTAHYLLHGCHHKHPMDGLRLVFPPAAAAILCFPFWNLIKLFSTPSTTPGVFGGGLLGYVIYDCTHYYLHHGQPSSDPAKHLKKYHLNHHFRIQNKGFGITSTLWDHVFCTLPSTKMVDKST
- the LOC133905240 gene encoding thaumatin-like protein, coding for MAPPPATTSRVLFVLLLVALTAGGVSAANFYITNLCRFPVWPGVIPAGVSVEVKPGQTWHIPVPAGTAGGRIWARTDCYFVGSHGGCETGDCGGALSCMLSGKPPTTLAEFTIGFDTGALDYYDISVVDGFNVPMDFSCSTGGDLIRCREPGCPDASHPGEAKVRTCRGDSDYQVVFCS